Proteins found in one Candidatus Eisenbacteria bacterium genomic segment:
- a CDS encoding TetR/AcrR family transcriptional regulator: protein MARTDDPQDGHGPSWRHRAVSKSLSAARTRAELRVQGLLDAAFALIDERGTTQFTIQEVVDRSKQSLRGFYQYFESKDELLFALLEETIRESLKDLHAAVESESKPLERLRAFTIRLHEWCEPLGTRRKRGAHNRVPISEFSFQLALKDPDRLAAAMAPISRLLVDVIKAAAAAGSLKVTDTQRAALLIQQTVMYGWLMNRFVPNSRARVTAEDAWEFCLHGLGG from the coding sequence ATGGCTAGAACCGACGACCCGCAAGACGGGCACGGACCCAGCTGGCGGCACCGTGCGGTATCGAAGAGCCTCAGCGCCGCGCGCACCCGCGCGGAGCTGCGCGTTCAGGGACTCCTGGACGCCGCGTTCGCGCTCATCGACGAGAGGGGCACGACCCAGTTCACGATCCAGGAGGTCGTCGATCGTTCGAAGCAGTCGCTGCGAGGGTTCTACCAGTACTTCGAGAGCAAGGACGAGCTGCTGTTCGCGCTCCTCGAGGAGACCATCCGCGAGTCGCTCAAGGATCTCCACGCCGCCGTGGAGTCCGAGTCCAAGCCGCTCGAGCGACTTCGCGCCTTCACGATCCGTCTCCACGAATGGTGCGAGCCTCTCGGGACACGTCGCAAGCGCGGCGCCCACAACCGCGTCCCCATCTCGGAGTTCTCGTTCCAGCTCGCGCTCAAGGATCCCGACCGCCTGGCTGCGGCGATGGCGCCGATCTCCCGACTCCTGGTCGACGTGATCAAGGCGGCGGCCGCGGCCGGGTCCCTCAAGGTGACCGATACGCAGCGAGCCGCACTGCTCATCCAGCAGACCGTCATGTACGGCTGGCTCATGAACCGCTTCGTCCCGAATTCCCGGGCGCGTGTGACGGCCGAGGACGCCTGGGAGTTCTGCCTCCACGGCCTCGGCGGCTGA
- a CDS encoding TIGR03564 family F420-dependent LLM class oxidoreductase — translation MRIGLMIGPDRGRYRHKVAQLVADAEAAEETGFASIWVPQVPGDFDAFTAITLMGRATARIELGTAVVPIQTRHPIAMAQATLSNQAVCEGRFTLGLGTSHHWIIEDMLGLPYERPAHQMRDYLEVLNAALRGPGSVDVENDAYRVHSPIDVTDQSANPVLLAALGPVMLRLAGQHASGTILWMADERAVAEHVVPRITKAAAEAGRPAPRVVAGVPIVICPNDRVDEARTWANQVLGQAEISPNYQRLLARGDADDVGHILVAGDESAVGRRLRAFRDAGATDLAVRVLPFGPHREARVESRNRTLAFLASLCPEL, via the coding sequence GTGCGGATCGGCCTGATGATCGGCCCGGACAGAGGGCGGTACCGCCACAAGGTGGCGCAGCTCGTCGCCGACGCCGAGGCGGCCGAGGAGACCGGCTTCGCCTCGATCTGGGTGCCCCAGGTCCCCGGGGACTTCGACGCCTTCACCGCGATCACGCTCATGGGGCGGGCGACCGCGCGGATCGAGCTCGGAACCGCGGTCGTGCCGATCCAGACTCGCCATCCGATCGCCATGGCCCAGGCGACGCTGTCGAACCAGGCAGTGTGCGAGGGTCGCTTCACGCTCGGCCTGGGCACGTCGCACCACTGGATCATCGAAGACATGCTCGGCCTCCCGTACGAGCGGCCGGCCCACCAGATGCGCGACTACCTGGAGGTCCTGAACGCGGCCCTGCGCGGCCCGGGCTCGGTGGACGTCGAGAACGACGCGTATCGCGTGCACAGCCCGATCGACGTCACGGACCAAAGTGCCAATCCCGTGCTGCTCGCGGCCCTGGGTCCGGTGATGCTCCGTCTCGCCGGCCAGCACGCGTCGGGGACGATCCTGTGGATGGCCGACGAGCGCGCCGTCGCGGAGCACGTCGTCCCGCGCATCACGAAGGCAGCGGCCGAGGCTGGACGGCCCGCGCCGCGAGTCGTCGCCGGGGTCCCGATCGTCATCTGCCCCAACGACCGGGTGGACGAGGCGCGGACGTGGGCGAATCAGGTGCTCGGGCAGGCCGAGATCAGCCCGAACTACCAGCGGCTCCTCGCGCGAGGCGACGCCGACGACGTGGGCCACATCCTCGTGGCGGGGGACGAGTCGGCCGTCGGCCGTCGGCTGCGCGCCTTCCGCGATGCGGGGGCCACCGATCTCGCAGTTCGGGTCCTCCCGTTCGGACCACACCGCGAGGCACGCGTCGAGTCGCGGAATCGGACGCTCGCGTTCCTCGCCTCCCTGTGTCCGGAGCTGTGA